From the Pseudomonas putida genome, one window contains:
- a CDS encoding tryptophan synthase subunit beta, whose product MFYVQRNANGQLLRVEAAPYAEFTEMLPADHTDILEWFADDVVENSLRQLKQSDLDMIRVLEDLIDVLTTKGVISITDLPAGAQAKLLNRSNARQALGSLNNLIEEDENTGLI is encoded by the coding sequence ATGTTCTACGTGCAACGCAACGCCAATGGCCAGTTGCTGCGGGTAGAAGCTGCCCCCTATGCCGAATTCACGGAAATGCTCCCGGCCGACCATACCGACATCCTCGAATGGTTTGCCGACGACGTGGTCGAAAACAGCCTGCGCCAGCTCAAGCAGAGCGACCTGGACATGATCCGCGTGCTGGAGGACCTGATCGACGTGCTGACCACCAAGGGCGTGATCAGCATCACCGACTTGCCGGCCGGCGCCCAGGCCAAGTTGCTCAACCGCTCCAACGCGCGCCAGGCACTGGGCAGCCTGAACAACCTGATTGAGGAAGATGAAAACACTGGTTTGATCTGA
- a CDS encoding type I secretion system permease/ATPase has protein sequence MESEVRRAQLSHDPRSQHDDPLLDCLLTLCVLHQKPASRVMLTTGLPLPAQRLNAELLPRAAARAGLQGRLLQRKLEQIPSIAMPAMLLLKEGRAAVLLGWENADTARLLLSESDGGEVLVSREALVEDYSGKVFFAQPQHKYDVNHGNLIPRAQSWFRDTLLRSKWLYMDAIAASLVINLIALAAPLFVMNVYDRVVPNQATSTLWVLAVGITGAYLFDLILKGLRSLCLDLAGKKTDLIISATLFERIVGMSMKYRPARVGSFAQNIHEFQGLRDFLASLTLTSLIDLPFTLIILMVIAIVGGHLVWIPVLAFPLALGIGYALQKPLMATMERTMALASERQSSLIETLAGLDAVKVNNAESERQYRWEQTLGTLSRLELRVKVLSGLAMNITLMIQQLAGVAMICVGVYQIIDGNLSMGGLVACYMLSGRALGPLGQLNGLLARYQQAKVTMVSTNQMMELPQERNFEERPLSRQVLQGAIEFRGVDFTYPNQQNMALKNISLNIRPGEKVGIIGRSGSGKSSLAKLIVGLYEADNGSLLVDGVDIRQIDVSELRHNVGYVPQDIQLLAGTLRDNLVSGARYIEDELILQAAELAGVHEFARLHPDGYELQVGERGQNLSGGQRQNVALGRALLLNPQILLLDEPTAAMDNTGEERLKQRLQAVIENKTVLLVTHRASLLSLVDRLIVIDRGQVVADGPKASVMDALKKGQISVA, from the coding sequence GTGGAATCCGAAGTCCGTCGAGCCCAGCTCAGTCACGACCCGCGTAGTCAGCACGACGATCCATTGCTGGATTGCCTGCTGACCCTCTGTGTGCTGCATCAGAAACCCGCCAGCCGGGTGATGCTGACCACCGGCTTACCCTTGCCGGCCCAGCGTCTGAACGCCGAGCTGCTGCCCCGTGCCGCCGCCCGTGCCGGCCTGCAGGGGCGCCTGTTGCAGCGCAAGCTGGAGCAGATACCGAGCATCGCCATGCCGGCCATGCTGCTGCTCAAGGAAGGCCGCGCCGCAGTGCTGCTGGGGTGGGAAAACGCCGACACCGCACGCTTGCTGCTCAGCGAGAGCGACGGCGGTGAGGTGCTGGTCAGTCGCGAGGCGCTGGTCGAGGACTACAGCGGCAAGGTGTTCTTCGCCCAGCCGCAGCACAAGTACGACGTCAACCACGGCAACCTGATCCCGCGGGCCCAATCCTGGTTCCGCGACACCCTGCTGCGCAGCAAGTGGCTGTACATGGATGCCATCGCCGCCAGCCTGGTGATCAACCTGATCGCCTTGGCCGCGCCGCTGTTCGTGATGAACGTCTACGACCGTGTGGTGCCCAACCAGGCCACCTCGACACTGTGGGTGCTGGCTGTGGGCATTACCGGTGCCTACCTGTTCGACCTGATCCTCAAGGGCCTGCGCAGCCTGTGCCTGGACCTGGCCGGCAAGAAGACCGACCTGATCATCTCGGCCACGCTGTTCGAGCGCATCGTCGGCATGTCGATGAAATACCGACCGGCGCGGGTGGGCAGCTTTGCCCAGAACATCCACGAGTTCCAGGGCCTGCGCGACTTTCTCGCCTCGCTGACCCTGACCAGCCTGATCGACCTGCCATTCACCCTGATCATTCTCATGGTCATCGCCATCGTCGGCGGCCATCTGGTGTGGATCCCGGTCCTCGCCTTCCCGTTGGCGCTGGGCATCGGCTATGCCCTGCAAAAACCTTTGATGGCGACCATGGAGCGGACCATGGCGCTGGCCTCCGAACGCCAGTCGAGCCTGATCGAAACTCTGGCCGGGCTGGATGCGGTCAAGGTCAACAACGCCGAGAGCGAGCGCCAGTACCGCTGGGAGCAGACCCTTGGGACCCTCAGCCGCCTGGAACTGCGGGTCAAGGTGTTGTCGGGCCTGGCCATGAACATCACCTTGATGATCCAGCAGCTGGCCGGCGTGGCGATGATCTGCGTCGGCGTGTATCAGATCATCGACGGCAACCTCAGCATGGGCGGCCTGGTGGCCTGCTACATGCTCAGTGGTCGTGCACTCGGTCCGCTCGGGCAGTTGAACGGGTTGCTCGCGCGTTACCAGCAGGCCAAGGTGACCATGGTCTCGACCAACCAGATGATGGAGCTGCCGCAAGAGCGCAACTTCGAGGAGCGCCCGCTGAGCCGCCAGGTGCTGCAGGGTGCAATCGAGTTCCGCGGGGTCGATTTCACCTACCCGAACCAGCAGAACATGGCCCTGAAGAACATCAGCCTGAACATCCGCCCGGGCGAGAAGGTCGGCATCATCGGCCGCAGTGGTTCGGGCAAGAGTTCGTTGGCCAAGCTGATCGTCGGGCTGTACGAGGCAGACAACGGCTCGCTGCTGGTGGACGGCGTGGACATCCGCCAGATCGACGTCAGCGAATTGCGCCACAACGTCGGCTACGTGCCCCAGGACATCCAGCTGCTGGCCGGTACGCTGCGCGACAACCTGGTCAGCGGGGCGCGCTACATCGAGGACGAGCTGATCCTGCAGGCCGCCGAACTGGCCGGTGTGCACGAGTTCGCCCGGCTGCACCCCGATGGCTATGAGCTGCAGGTCGGAGAGCGTGGGCAGAACCTCTCCGGCGGCCAGCGGCAGAACGTCGCCCTGGGCCGTGCGCTGCTGCTCAACCCGCAGATCCTGCTGCTCGACGAGCCCACGGCGGCCATGGACAATACCGGCGAAGAGCGCCTCAAGCAGCGCCTGCAGGCGGTGATCGAGAACAAGACCGTGCTGCTGGTGACCCACCGCGCCTCGCTGCTGTCGCTGGTCGACCGGCTGATCGTCATCGACCGTGGCCAGGTGGTTGCCGATGGCCCGAAAGCTTCCGTTATGGATGCACTGAAGAAGGGGCAGATCAGTGTTGCATAA
- a CDS encoding HlyD family type I secretion periplasmic adaptor subunit: MLHKLDVGQFKDSLRRYFKGSDSLHGQPLPEVNKALIEDAPRVVRLTIWGVIAFFLFLIVWASFAPIDEVTRGEGKAIPSSKVQKVQNLEGGIVAEIFAKEGEIVEVGQPLLRLDETRFISNKGETEAERVAMALRVERLSAEVEDTPLKIDEELRKAAPSQAASEESLFASRRQQLNDEINGQQQQLVQKQQELREFNSKRAQYANSLQLLRQEIGMSEPLVAKGAVSQVEILRLRRSEVETRGELDATELAIPRAEAAVKEVQSKIEETRGKFRSDALTQLNEARTDLNKATATTKALDDRVNRTLVTSPVRGIVKQLLVNTIGGVIQPGSDIIEIVPLDDTLVIEAKILPKDIAFLHPGQEAMVKFTAYDYTIYGGLEAKLEQIGADTITDEDKKTTYYPIRLRTDKSHLGSDAKPLQIIPGMVATVDIKTGKKTIMSYLLKPIIKARTEALRER, encoded by the coding sequence GTGTTGCATAAGCTCGATGTCGGTCAGTTCAAGGACAGCCTGCGCCGCTATTTCAAAGGCTCCGACTCGCTGCACGGGCAGCCGCTGCCCGAGGTCAACAAAGCGCTCATCGAAGACGCCCCGCGCGTCGTGCGCCTGACCATCTGGGGCGTGATCGCGTTCTTCCTGTTCCTCATCGTCTGGGCCAGCTTTGCGCCCATCGACGAAGTCACCCGTGGCGAGGGCAAGGCCATTCCGTCATCCAAGGTGCAGAAGGTGCAGAACCTCGAAGGCGGCATCGTCGCCGAGATCTTCGCCAAGGAAGGGGAAATCGTCGAAGTTGGCCAGCCGCTGCTGCGCCTGGACGAAACCCGCTTCATCTCGAACAAGGGCGAAACCGAGGCCGAACGCGTGGCCATGGCCCTGCGCGTCGAGCGGCTCAGTGCCGAAGTCGAGGACACGCCGCTGAAGATCGACGAAGAGCTGCGCAAGGCCGCGCCGAGCCAGGCGGCCAGCGAAGAGTCACTGTTTGCCAGCCGGCGTCAGCAATTGAATGACGAAATCAATGGCCAGCAGCAGCAACTGGTGCAGAAGCAGCAGGAGTTGCGCGAGTTCAACTCCAAGCGCGCCCAGTACGCCAACAGTTTGCAGTTGCTGCGCCAAGAGATCGGCATGTCCGAACCGCTGGTGGCCAAGGGGGCGGTTTCCCAGGTCGAGATCCTGCGCCTGCGCCGCTCCGAGGTGGAAACCCGAGGCGAGCTGGACGCCACCGAACTGGCCATCCCGCGCGCCGAAGCGGCGGTGAAGGAAGTGCAGAGCAAGATCGAGGAAACCCGTGGCAAGTTCCGCAGCGACGCCCTGACCCAGCTCAACGAGGCCCGCACCGACCTGAACAAGGCCACCGCCACTACCAAGGCGCTGGACGACCGGGTCAACCGCACCCTGGTCACCTCGCCGGTGCGCGGCATCGTCAAGCAGCTGCTGGTCAATACCATCGGCGGGGTGATCCAGCCGGGCAGCGACATCATCGAGATAGTGCCGCTGGACGATACGCTGGTGATCGAGGCGAAGATCCTGCCCAAGGACATCGCCTTCCTGCACCCGGGGCAGGAGGCCATGGTCAAGTTCACTGCCTATGACTACACCATCTACGGCGGCTTGGAGGCCAAACTCGAGCAGATCGGCGCCGACACCATCACCGATGAAGACAAGAAGACCACCTACTACCCGATCCGCCTGCGTACCGACAAGAGCCACCTGGGTAGCGACGCCAAGCCGCTGCAGATCATCCCCGGCATGGTCGCCACGGTGGACATCAAGACCGGCAAGAAGACCATCATGAGCTACCTGCTCAAGCCAATCATCAAGGCCCGCACCGAGGCCCTGCGCGAGCGCTGA